GCAGCTAGGTAATTTTGCGCCATTTTAACAAGGCTAAATTCCTTGATGATCCTATCGCGTGGAGCAGATGGCTTTATGAAAGACGCTTTTTTAAGAGCTTCTCGAATCTCATTTTTACCAAAACTACTAATCAAGATTCCGTTCTCGCCATTATTGATCACATCTTTAATACCCCCGATCGGTGACGCTATCGGAACAACCCCCGAAGACATCGCCTCCAGAAGGACCATGGGCATACCTTCTCTTTCAGTTGGCATAAATATCAACTTTGCGTTTTGATAAATCGGAATAAGCTCATTTGGAGTTTTGTACCCCAAATAATCCACGTTATCTTTTCCAAAATATTGTTTTTCTAATCTCTCAAAATATTTAATCTCATTCGGAGACGAACCTCTTGGCCCGATTATAGAAAGTTTTTGCCCGGATTCTTTTACGGATAATATCAACTCCTCAACTTTTTTTTCGGGCACAATTCTCCCAACAAATATCACTCCTTGTTTTTCAGAATTTGCCTGAAAATTATATTTGTCTGTATCAACCCCATTGGGAGTGTAGCCGAAATTTTTGATGCTATTTTTTTGGCAAAATTTCTCATTGTCGTGGCTTATGCAAGTCATACCAGATGATGATTTTGACAATTCACGATAACGATATTGATCATAAGCGTGAAAAATACTAGCTAAATCACCATGGATCGTATACAAAACCGGAATCTTTGCAGCCAAGAATATAAAGAAATTTGTCCTCATATCATGAGAATTAATAAGATCAATTTTACCCGCCCTATAGGCTTTTAAGGCTTCATTGGCAGCAAAAAGATCGCTCTCTACCCTTCTTTGTGTATATTCAATCGGATTTTTTGTGTCTGGCCCGAATTCCCTCCACGCAGATGGCAGATCCGCCCCGCTGCAAGTAATTTCATTACTGCTGTCCCTGGAAGTAAAAACCATATTCTCACAATTAAGATCGGACAATTTTTTTGATAATTCGAACACTAGAGAGTTTGGTGCGCAAATAACGTCTGGGTCGGGTGGCACCGGTTTCGAGCTAAGAGGAATGATTCCAACTCTAATTTTTTTTGATCGCCTTTTGAACAACATTATGTTATAGTTTTATTAAGTTAATCTATTCCATTATGTTTCAATTTGGACAATTAATCAAATAGAGGGATTATGAAAATATCTATCGTCATGCCTGTGTATAATCGTGAAGATTTCTTACCAGAAGTCTTGCAAAGCTATTTCAACCAAACGGATAAGGACTGGGAACTAATAATTGTCGATGATTGCAGCATAGATTCGAGTTTCACAATCTGCCAAGATCTTGCCAAAAAAGATGATCGAATAAAATGTTTTCGCCTGAAAAAAAATTCTGGTGTTGCCATCGCAAGAGATTATGGCAACAAAAAAGCGAATGGAGATATTATTGTCGTTGCGGACTCTGATGATTTTGCCTATCCCGATAGAATCAAAATAATTAGAGAGTATTTTGAAAAGAATCCTGATGCTGACATCTTCTATACCAATATGGATCTAAATTACATTGACGATGGAATAGTAAAACCTAGATTTTTTCAGCCTTATGTCAAAGATTTATTATATAACATAAATTTTGTGCCTAACGCATCTTCGTCTTATAAGAAATCGGCCTACGTCAAAGTAGAGGGCTACGATAGCGAGCAAAAGATTGGAGAAGACTACGATCTCTGGCTTCAGTTTTCTGATAAAAACATGAAGTTTGGTTATGACCCTCGGCCAACAGTAAAAGTTACTATGCATAAAAAAAGTATTCGTTCAGAAGAGCAAGATAAACACCGCTCATATATTGAGCGAGTTTGGAAAAAACATAAATCAGCCGGAGCTGATCTAACTCAGGTTAAACAATTGGCAAATAAAGAAACATATGACTTTTTCAGCCAACCAAATAAATTAGAACTATGGTTCAATATTAAGAATTAGCGATCAATCTTTTATATAAACTCTCATATTGTGGAACAATTTTTCCAACAGAGAAATTTTCTTCAACTTTCTTTTTTGCATTTTCTGAAATTTTCTTGTACTCCCTTTCATCTGTTAGGACCTGAACAGCATATTCAGCCATTTTTGAAGTCTCACCAACCTCTACCAAAAAACCATTCTTTTGATGATCAATCATCTCGCTCATTCCGCCCACCCTGGTAGAAATGACCGGGACCCCCAAAGACATCGCTTCCAAAGATGACAAGCTAAAGTTCTCTTTTTCCGAGGGCAAAAGAAATAAATGAGAAATCGACAATAGTTTTTCTATTGAGCTTTGCAAACCCAAGAAATGAATTTTATTTATCAGCCCGCGCTTGGACGCCAATTTATATGCCGTACGCTGTTCTGGCCCGTCGCCAATTAACAATAATCTGGAATCAACCTTCTTCTGAACTTCTTCAAATACTTTTATCACGTCTTCAATTCGTTTAACAGCGCGGAAGTTGGACATATGGGTAATGATCTTTGCATTATTGGTTCCAAAAACCTCTTTTAAATCCTCGGGTATTTTCTTAGGCGGTTTTATATCCACAAAATTGTAAATTACATCGATCTTTTCTTCTAATTTATATGCTTCTTTCGCTTCATCCACCATGGCTTTTGAAACAGAGGTAATTGCATCTGATTTGGAAATGGTAAAACCAACCGCATCTTTAATTATTGGATCATGCCCAATAATTGAAACATCCGTCCCATGCAAAGTAGTCACGACTTTAACTTTTTTCCCGGCCCTCTCCACCATTTCTCGAGCAATGTATGCAGACAGCGAATGGGGAACAGCGTAATGGCAATTGATAACCTGAATATTGTTCTGCATTACAACATTGTATATTTTATTTGCCAGAGTTAATGAATAGGGAGCAGTATCAAAAAGCGGATATTCAAATTGTTCAACTTCATGATAGAAAACATTTTTTTTCCACGGACCAATAAGCTTGAAAGGTACTTCGGATGCAATAAAATGGACCTGGTGGCCCCTTTTTGCTAATTCGAGACCAAGAGAGGTACCGACAATTCCACTCCCGCCGCTTGAAGGATAACATATTATTGCAATTTTCATACTACTCTCCTGAATTTATTGATATGGTGATTTAGTCCTTTTTTGCCGGCTTACGCAAGTACTCTGCTGCCTCTTCCGGAGACATTATATCGATTATGACGCCGCTTCCAAGTTCGTATCCGCCATAATTGGCGAGGCGTGGTGTAATTTCGAGATGCCAGTGGTAAGAGGCAGAATTTTCGAAAGTATTTGGCAGTGAATGAATATAAAAGTTAAGCGGTATATTTTTAACATTTTTTTCCATTTTTTGCAAGACACAGTGGAGCGATTCACCCAAAGATTTCATGTGCGATTTAGGCGTATTTTCAAATTCGCTTTCATGGTTTTTGGGCAAAATCCAAGTTTCCATTGGGAATCTGGCAGCAAAGAACGTGATCGCAA
The nucleotide sequence above comes from Patescibacteria group bacterium. Encoded proteins:
- a CDS encoding glycosyltransferase family 4 protein, with protein sequence MLFKRRSKKIRVGIIPLSSKPVPPDPDVICAPNSLVFELSKKLSDLNCENMVFTSRDSSNEITCSGADLPSAWREFGPDTKNPIEYTQRRVESDLFAANEALKAYRAGKIDLINSHDMRTNFFIFLAAKIPVLYTIHGDLASIFHAYDQYRYRELSKSSSGMTCISHDNEKFCQKNSIKNFGYTPNGVDTDKYNFQANSEKQGVIFVGRIVPEKKVEELILSVKESGQKLSIIGPRGSSPNEIKYFERLEKQYFGKDNVDYLGYKTPNELIPIYQNAKLIFMPTEREGMPMVLLEAMSSGVVPIASPIGGIKDVINNGENGILISSFGKNEIREALKKASFIKPSAPRDRIIKEFSLVKMAQNYLAAYNKFLG
- a CDS encoding glycosyltransferase produces the protein MKISIVMPVYNREDFLPEVLQSYFNQTDKDWELIIVDDCSIDSSFTICQDLAKKDDRIKCFRLKKNSGVAIARDYGNKKANGDIIVVADSDDFAYPDRIKIIREYFEKNPDADIFYTNMDLNYIDDGIVKPRFFQPYVKDLLYNINFVPNASSSYKKSAYVKVEGYDSEQKIGEDYDLWLQFSDKNMKFGYDPRPTVKVTMHKKSIRSEEQDKHRSYIERVWKKHKSAGADLTQVKQLANKETYDFFSQPNKLELWFNIKN
- the bshA gene encoding N-acetyl-alpha-D-glucosaminyl L-malate synthase BshA; protein product: MKIAIICYPSSGGSGIVGTSLGLELAKRGHQVHFIASEVPFKLIGPWKKNVFYHEVEQFEYPLFDTAPYSLTLANKIYNVVMQNNIQVINCHYAVPHSLSAYIAREMVERAGKKVKVVTTLHGTDVSIIGHDPIIKDAVGFTISKSDAITSVSKAMVDEAKEAYKLEEKIDVIYNFVDIKPPKKIPEDLKEVFGTNNAKIITHMSNFRAVKRIEDVIKVFEEVQKKVDSRLLLIGDGPEQRTAYKLASKRGLINKIHFLGLQSSIEKLLSISHLFLLPSEKENFSLSSLEAMSLGVPVISTRVGGMSEMIDHQKNGFLVEVGETSKMAEYAVQVLTDEREYKKISENAKKKVEENFSVGKIVPQYESLYKRLIANS